Part of the Halorhabdus utahensis DSM 12940 genome, ACGGGTTAGACAGCCTGCAAACGGCGATGAGCGACCCGGAAGTCGTCGAAGAAGACGACGAGTGAGCGCGGCCGGATCAGCCACGTTCAGTTCGCTCCGGTGGAGGCGGCAGACAAACTTTTACCCGCGGCCGGCCCACCTAGAGATAATGTCCTTCTGGGGCGACGAGCGCGCGCAAGCGATTCAAATCGGTGCTGTACTGCTGTTCGCTGTTCTCGTGATCTCGTTCTCGCTGTACCAGGCGTTCGTCGTCCCGAACCAGAACGCGGGGATCGAGCTCAACCACAACTCTGAGGTCCAATCACAACTCCAGGAGCTGCGCAACGCCATTCATGGGATCGCGGGCGGGAACCCGGGTTCGGGAGTTACGGTCAATCTGGGCACGACCTATCCCACTCGAGTGGTCGCACTGAATCCTCCACCGCCGTCCGGACGGCTGTATACGGATGGGACGAGGAACCCGTCAGTGAATTTCACGATCGTCAATGCGACCGCTGACGGGGAGACCGGTGATCTCTGGAACGGGTCAGCCCGACCGTACAACACGGGGGGAATCATGTACGCACCCGATTATAACGAGTACCGGTCCCCGCCGACGACGATCTACGAGAACTCGCTGGTCTACAACCAGTTCGAGAGCCAAACGCTGTCGTTGACGGATCAGTCGCTGATCTCCGGAGATCGGATCTCGATCGTAACTCTCAACGGCTCGTTCGATCGGTCCGGATCCCGGTCGATGACCGTCGATCCTGAGCCGATCAGCACCTCCGACCGGACGATATCGGTGGCCGATGGAACCGGCCCGATCACTCTCAACATCACCACGCGACTCTCGGTCGATCGATGGCAGACGCTGTTGAACGACGAGGACAACGTCCTGACGGCCGATATCCGAACTGCCCCCGATACTGACTCGGTTCCGGATCCGTTTCGACGCGTGCTGATCCCATTGAACCGGAGCGAGACCTACACTCTCGGGATGACGAAAGTCGGGGTCGGCTCGGGAGTGAGTGAGGAATCCGGTGAGTACCTCACACTAGTTGATCGGCCGAGTCGGTCGATAAGAAATGGGTCGAGTCACTTCATCACGCTTGAAGTTCGTGATCGATTCAACAATCCCGTATCGGGCTTTCCAGTGAACGCTATGGTGTCCGGAGGCGGGCAGTTCGAAAGCGGCGGAACAAGCGCGTCAACCATCACAAATCCCGCAGGGCAAGCAGTCTTCAACTACACTGCACCGGCAGGCGAGCAATCACCAACCCTCCAGTTCAATATTACTGAGGGGACACCCCAAGCTTACGAGGAAGTGTCGTTCGGTCTCGAAACGTACCTGACTGGCGAGGGTGAAAGTGGTAACGCAACAGCCTCGGTAGACGCGACCTATGGAGGACTTTCAGATTTCGCTTCGCAGTATGATGGGGCCACGAACAGTGCTGAAGAGCTTTTCACACAAGCGAACGGTAAGTGGACGAATGTCAATCAGACTGGGAGTCTGAACCTCAGCGCTGCCGAACCAATCTTGCAAGAAAGTACGGGGCACGACCGACTTGATATCGCCTTCACGCTGCGGGGCGGGTCCACTCCACAGTACAATTACTCCCTCGCGGTCACTGCCGAGATCGCGGCTGACGGCAGTATCAACAGTCGATCGGTGTCACTCCGAAACACGACTGGGACGACAAATTCCCAAAGCAGCGGCTCACTGTCCGATAGTGCCGTTCGAAAATTGCTCGATGGCGGATCCGTCAATCTCCTCGATTCGGGCTCATATTTGAGCTCACCGTCGTGGCTATCGGAAATTCAGCGGCTGGAGACGGCGTCTCCGATCACCTGGCTGACGAACCGGATGGAGGGACGCGTCAACGTGACGTGGCAGAACGCTCCGCCGGTCGCGGATGCTGGTTCGCCGAGCGACATCGAGGAGGGATCGAGCCAAACACTCGATGCGAGTGCAAGCTCCGATCCCGACTTGGATACGCCATTCACCTACTCTTGGACGGTTATCAGTGGACCAGGGAGTATTTCAGGTACTGGTCCGACCCCGACATACAACGCACCAGCAGACGTGGGCAGCGACCAATCTGTCACCATCGAGGTCACGGTTACTGACGCCGACGGCGATTCGAGTACGGATCAAGCCACCTTCACCGTAGAGGATGTCCCTGATAATATCTCACCGACTGCTGAAGCCGGAACATATGCAGACATCGACGAGGGAGGGAGTATTAGTCTCGACGGATCAAGTAGTTCCGACGCGGACGGGACTATTTCGACCTACGATTGGGCTGTCGCTACCGGGCCAGGCTCGATCTCCGACTCAGATAGCTCAACACCGGGTGCGACATACAACGCACCGTCGGACGTGACAAGCGACCAGTCCGTCACCGTCGAACTGACCGTCACGGATAACGAGAGTGCCACCGACACCGACACCGCGACGTTCACCGTTCGCGATAATGCGGAGCCGGCAGCGAATGCTGGTGGCCCGTACACGGTAAACGAAAGTGATTCAGTGACCCTCGATGGGACTGCATCATCAGACGATACCGGGATTACGAGTTACTCTTGGGCAATTACGGACAACGCCTCTGCGGGGAGTCTTTCGAACAGTAACACGGCGTCGCCAGAATTCATCGCCACTTCGACAAGTGGGGGTACGATTGTCACGGTCGAACTTACGGTGACGGACGACGCTGGACAGACCGATACCGATACTGCTACGATCACGATCAACGACCCGCCCGTCGCGAACTTCACGTACTCGCCGAGTTCACCTGGACCAGGCGAGCAGATCTCCTTCGACGGATCAAGTTCGAGTGACTCTGACGGCAATATCAGCACGTACGAGTGGGACTGGACTGGCGATGGGACGACGGACGATACCGGTCAGACTGCGACCCACACATACGATAGCAGTGGGACCTACGACGTGACGCTCCGGGTGACCGACAATGATGGGGCTCAGAACACGACGACCCGGACGATCTCAGTCACGCAAGCAAATATTCTACAGAACGTGGAAGCAGAAGCCCAGACCTCAGGAAACAGCGGAAAAGCGTCTTTCGTGCTTAGCAATAACGGATCCGCTACCGTGACCGTGTCTGGTATACTCTTCAATAGTTCCAATAGTTCGACGTATGTGGAAGCAAACAATCAGAATACGCCGGAGATTGAGGACGATAAGGCATCAACGCCAAGTCCTATCCTCAATGTCCCCGGACAAATGAACTTCAACCAACAGTACTCGTTCAATAACTCCGTTCCGATTGATCCGGGGGAGTCGATTCAATTCAACATTGATCGGTTCAGAAATGATGGGAACATGCAAAGTGCAACACTGACCTTTACCATCTACCTAAACGACGGAAGTCAGGAAACCTACGACATCACATTCTCTAATTAATTATTATTTAAAATATATTAATATTTGTGAAGAAAAATAATCGCGAGAAAGTAGTTTACTGGCAGAGTCAGGGACATTGTTTGACCAGTGACCAAAATATGGGGGACGATCCGTTTAAGAACGACAAGGAGTTTGACCGCGAATACGTCGTCCACGGCGACGGGGTACGTTGATGGAGATGTCCACATCGACATCTGCAAGAACCACGCGTCGCTGGCTTAACCGTGGCTCTCGCCGCACGAGGAGTCTCAAAAGACAAGCTCACACCCTGCTTCAGAGCGTTTCAGTTTCGCAAACGTGACCGCCGGAAACCCGGGGGGACGCACTCAAACCTATCCTCGATACCGCGCTATGACGCCACCAACAATCGCTTACCTATGAGCGACACTATAGTATTATCGGGTCTCCAACAGCAGGGACTGTGAGCGAGAACTGAAGGCTGAAATTTCACAAATGGGTTTGTATTGATGTCACGATTCGCCCGCGCCCAATCCGACGTGATCGGAATCGTCCTCTTGACTGCGGTAGTTGTGATTCTCATGGCACTTGTCGGAACCACGATCCTCGCCACCGTCGATACACAAGAGCGACCGACGGCGGACCTCAAAGTATCGGTCAACGGTACGAGCGGGACCATCACGAACGTCTCCATCGCACACCACGGCGGAACAAGCCTCACGGCCGATGAGGTAACGGTCGCATTTCGGGCGAATTCGACAGATCGCGT contains:
- a CDS encoding PKD domain-containing protein translates to MSAAGSATFSSLRWRRQTNFYPRPAHLEIMSFWGDERAQAIQIGAVLLFAVLVISFSLYQAFVVPNQNAGIELNHNSEVQSQLQELRNAIHGIAGGNPGSGVTVNLGTTYPTRVVALNPPPPSGRLYTDGTRNPSVNFTIVNATADGETGDLWNGSARPYNTGGIMYAPDYNEYRSPPTTIYENSLVYNQFESQTLSLTDQSLISGDRISIVTLNGSFDRSGSRSMTVDPEPISTSDRTISVADGTGPITLNITTRLSVDRWQTLLNDEDNVLTADIRTAPDTDSVPDPFRRVLIPLNRSETYTLGMTKVGVGSGVSEESGEYLTLVDRPSRSIRNGSSHFITLEVRDRFNNPVSGFPVNAMVSGGGQFESGGTSASTITNPAGQAVFNYTAPAGEQSPTLQFNITEGTPQAYEEVSFGLETYLTGEGESGNATASVDATYGGLSDFASQYDGATNSAEELFTQANGKWTNVNQTGSLNLSAAEPILQESTGHDRLDIAFTLRGGSTPQYNYSLAVTAEIAADGSINSRSVSLRNTTGTTNSQSSGSLSDSAVRKLLDGGSVNLLDSGSYLSSPSWLSEIQRLETASPITWLTNRMEGRVNVTWQNAPPVADAGSPSDIEEGSSQTLDASASSDPDLDTPFTYSWTVISGPGSISGTGPTPTYNAPADVGSDQSVTIEVTVTDADGDSSTDQATFTVEDVPDNISPTAEAGTYADIDEGGSISLDGSSSSDADGTISTYDWAVATGPGSISDSDSSTPGATYNAPSDVTSDQSVTVELTVTDNESATDTDTATFTVRDNAEPAANAGGPYTVNESDSVTLDGTASSDDTGITSYSWAITDNASAGSLSNSNTASPEFIATSTSGGTIVTVELTVTDDAGQTDTDTATITINDPPVANFTYSPSSPGPGEQISFDGSSSSDSDGNISTYEWDWTGDGTTDDTGQTATHTYDSSGTYDVTLRVTDNDGAQNTTTRTISVTQANILQNVEAEAQTSGNSGKASFVLSNNGSATVTVSGILFNSSNSSTYVEANNQNTPEIEDDKASTPSPILNVPGQMNFNQQYSFNNSVPIDPGESIQFNIDRFRNDGNMQSATLTFTIYLNDGSQETYDITFSN
- a CDS encoding type IV pilin N-terminal domain-containing protein, translated to MSRFARAQSDVIGIVLLTAVVVILMALVGTTILATVDTQERPTADLKVSVNGTSGTITNVSIAHHGGTSLTADEVTVAFRANSTDRVPLTDFTEQQGDSDSIFNPGERWGYNLTTSELLRVVIAHGPTSTVLADHECDVPTTVGYTRC